A stretch of Paenibacillus peoriae DNA encodes these proteins:
- a CDS encoding haloacid dehalogenase: protein MLRMREIVVGLEWEGLYRELLGDGNQLLMEGAMDACHRLSKTHRMFVITYGITHTQIKRLKQSGLYKFFEDIFDSQSIGYQKPKGEFFNYVISHISDGGLQSGIDTCWVNRTGQRSPAEIKSTYTISNLMELTSIC, encoded by the coding sequence ATGTTGAGAATGAGGGAAATCGTGGTCGGCTTGGAATGGGAAGGTTTGTATAGAGAATTGTTGGGAGATGGAAACCAATTGCTTATGGAAGGCGCAATGGATGCCTGTCATCGCTTATCAAAGACCCATCGAATGTTCGTAATCACGTATGGTATCACTCACACGCAAATCAAACGCTTGAAGCAGTCTGGGCTATATAAGTTTTTCGAGGATATCTTTGATTCGCAAAGCATTGGTTATCAAAAACCGAAGGGAGAATTTTTCAATTACGTCATAAGTCATATTTCAGATGGTGGTCTTCAGTCGGGCATTGACACCTGTTGGGTCAACAGAACCGGACAAAGAAGTCCGGCAGAAATTAAAAGCACATATACAATCTCAAACTTAATGGAGCTCACTTCCATCTGTTAG
- a CDS encoding serine hydrolase, which translates to MKRKRLIIIATIVATVLIVMGVTTRLLSFMQNQVANPPNTVRPTTAIAADVKEETKEQDAATRLLHFVEANAEKVSITILRDGKKLAGQEENRMMPLASTVKTIIAIEYAKQAAVGQINPDKRVKLISLERFYLPGLDGGAHAAWLQDMEAKGRIQNETVSVREVAKGMIQFSSNANAEYLMDKLGLEAINRTRANLGLQNHDPIYPFVSSILIPYERMKESQGENWNNTKNNISAKEAIQAMSDTEFRRYARVIHNKLRRDVSGSYKRNADIKTWYDQDYDRINTDRFIASTTADYAFLMSKLNRRQGFTKAEQKLLSEVMEKPLMVLPENQQFLKHTGQKGGSTAYVLTLAMYATDKEGHLTELAVFFNDLDPNTNASLPEMINDFKKRLLHDKSFTKEINQRIGVQVRR; encoded by the coding sequence GTGAAACGAAAGCGCCTTATCATAATAGCAACTATTGTGGCTACAGTGCTCATCGTTATGGGTGTGACAACAAGATTACTATCTTTCATGCAGAATCAAGTGGCTAATCCCCCGAATACCGTCCGACCCACAACTGCGATTGCAGCTGACGTTAAGGAAGAAACGAAGGAACAGGATGCTGCCACGCGTTTACTTCATTTTGTGGAGGCGAATGCAGAAAAGGTTTCGATTACGATTCTGAGAGATGGAAAAAAGCTGGCAGGCCAAGAAGAGAACCGGATGATGCCTTTGGCGAGCACCGTCAAAACGATCATTGCGATTGAATATGCCAAGCAAGCGGCGGTGGGTCAGATTAACCCGGATAAGAGAGTGAAGCTGATTTCGCTGGAAAGGTTTTATTTGCCAGGTTTGGATGGTGGTGCTCATGCGGCGTGGCTACAGGATATGGAAGCTAAAGGGCGGATACAGAATGAAACTGTATCTGTACGCGAGGTTGCCAAGGGGATGATTCAATTCAGTTCCAACGCCAATGCGGAGTATTTAATGGACAAACTGGGGTTGGAAGCGATCAATCGGACGAGAGCCAACTTGGGTTTGCAAAATCATGATCCTATTTATCCTTTTGTATCCTCTATTCTGATTCCTTACGAACGTATGAAGGAGAGCCAAGGTGAGAATTGGAATAATACAAAGAATAATATTTCTGCCAAAGAAGCCATCCAGGCGATGTCTGACACGGAGTTTCGCCGATATGCCCGTGTGATTCATAACAAGCTGCGCCGTGATGTGAGTGGTTCTTACAAGAGAAACGCAGATATTAAGACCTGGTATGATCAGGATTATGACCGTATCAATACGGATCGTTTTATAGCTTCAACGACAGCCGATTATGCCTTTTTAATGAGTAAGCTGAACCGCCGTCAAGGGTTCACAAAAGCTGAGCAAAAGTTATTGTCCGAGGTCATGGAGAAACCTCTTATGGTTCTTCCTGAAAACCAGCAATTTCTGAAACATACTGGGCAAAAAGGTGGCTCCACAGCTTACGTTTTGACACTGGCCATGTATGCGACAGATAAGGAAGGGCATTTGACAGAGCTAGCTGTCTTTTTTAACGATTTGGATCCTAACACAAATGCCAGCTTGCCTGAGATGATAAATGATTTTAAAAAGAGATTACTACATGATAAATCGTTTACAAAAGAAATTAATCAGCGTATCGGTGTACAGGTGAGAAGGTAA
- a CDS encoding amino acid ABC transporter ATP-binding protein has protein sequence MMITTNGLGKRFGQVEVLKSIDFQVAAREIVVLLGPSGSGKSTLLRCLNGLEELSSGKFEVNGIEVDATAPVRIRQAAIRDIRKQTGMVFQQFNLYPHKTAIGNVIEGLLTVKKMPRDKAMSIGQRLLERVGLSDKQDVHPSRLSGGQQQRVAIARALAMDPTIMLFDEPTSALDPELVGEVLGVMRELAQDGMTMVVVTHEMKFAREVADKVVFMADGIILEEAAPQAFFDTPQHERTQKFLRQISEF, from the coding sequence ATGATGATAACAACAAACGGATTAGGTAAACGATTCGGACAGGTAGAGGTTCTGAAAAGCATTGATTTTCAGGTTGCCGCTCGTGAAATCGTCGTATTACTCGGCCCGAGCGGTTCAGGTAAAAGTACCTTGCTGCGCTGCCTGAACGGTCTAGAAGAGCTGTCTTCCGGCAAGTTTGAGGTGAATGGGATTGAGGTCGATGCTACAGCTCCCGTTCGTATCCGCCAAGCAGCCATTCGTGATATTCGCAAACAGACGGGGATGGTGTTCCAGCAATTCAATCTGTATCCGCACAAAACCGCCATCGGCAATGTCATTGAAGGACTGCTGACCGTAAAAAAAATGCCGCGCGACAAGGCTATGTCCATCGGACAACGGTTGTTGGAGCGGGTGGGGTTATCGGACAAGCAGGATGTACATCCTTCACGTCTGTCCGGTGGACAGCAGCAACGGGTAGCCATTGCGCGTGCGCTGGCGATGGACCCGACGATTATGCTGTTCGACGAGCCGACATCGGCGCTTGATCCCGAGCTGGTAGGGGAAGTGCTGGGTGTTATGCGAGAATTGGCTCAAGACGGGATGACGATGGTCGTGGTTACCCATGAGATGAAATTTGCTCGTGAGGTGGCGGACAAGGTCGTATTTATGGCAGATGGTATCATTTTGGAGGAGGCAGCGCCACAGGCGTTTTTTGATACTCCCCAGCATGAGAGAACACAGAAATTTTTACGCCAAATCAGTGAATTTTAA
- a CDS encoding SDR family NAD(P)-dependent oxidoreductase: MGKFDGKVAVVTGGTSGIGLASAQQFVKEGAYVFITGRRQRELDEAVKQIGKNVTGVRGDISKSEDLDILFETVKREKGHLDILFANAGLGSLLPLGEITEAQYYKTFDVNVKGTIFTVQKALALFPNKRGSIILTGSTAGSTGMPAFSIYGASKAAIRQLVRSWILDMRGTEIRINILSPGTIVTPAYDELFGSELDHLLEQAKNDIPLGRVGQVEEISNAVMFLASNESSYMNGVELFVDGGVAQV, from the coding sequence ATGGGGAAATTTGACGGGAAGGTAGCAGTTGTAACCGGAGGTACAAGCGGCATCGGTCTCGCGTCGGCACAACAGTTCGTAAAAGAAGGGGCTTACGTTTTTATCACGGGACGCAGACAACGTGAACTGGATGAAGCAGTAAAGCAGATCGGAAAGAATGTTACAGGTGTCCGAGGTGACATATCTAAATCGGAAGATCTAGATATATTATTTGAAACAGTTAAGCGAGAAAAGGGACACTTGGACATTCTCTTTGCAAATGCCGGACTAGGGTCATTGCTTCCATTAGGAGAAATTACAGAAGCACAATACTACAAGACTTTCGATGTCAACGTGAAAGGAACCATCTTTACAGTACAAAAGGCATTAGCTTTGTTTCCAAATAAAAGAGGTTCGATTATTCTAACGGGATCCACTGCTGGCTCGACGGGGATGCCAGCGTTTAGTATCTATGGTGCATCCAAGGCAGCGATCAGACAGCTCGTCCGCAGCTGGATTCTTGATATGAGAGGGACCGAAATTCGTATAAACATCCTTAGTCCGGGAACAATCGTAACGCCGGCGTACGATGAGTTATTTGGCTCTGAACTAGATCATTTACTGGAACAGGCAAAAAATGATATTCCGCTCGGCAGAGTGGGGCAGGTTGAAGAGATCTCCAATGCTGTCATGTTCCTAGCCTCTAATGAAAGCAGCTATATGAACGGCGTTGAATTATTCGTAGATGGCGGAGTAGCTCAAGTTTAA
- the purD gene encoding phosphoribosylamine--glycine ligase yields MDILVIGGGGREHAIVWSLKKSPKAGQIYCAPGNAGIGQLAECVPIPVSDFDALTELAESKKVGLVVVGPDDPLADGIVDAFEAKGIPVFGPRKNAAEIEGSKIFMKDLLHKYHIPTATYRKFYTYEEAHAYLKEQPIPIVIKADGLAAGKGVTVAYSMEEAEKALSDIMVTKVFGEAGAQVVIEEFLAGQEMSILSFVDGETVRPMAAAQDHKPIFDNDKGPNTGGMGTYSPLPHIANSIIEEAIETIIKPTAKAMVAEGRPFRGVLFAGLMISPDGKPKTIEFNARFGDPETQVVLPRLKSDLLDIFLAAVNGTLDQVEIEWKDEAAVCVVLASGGYPAAYAKGVPIHGLEQVDEAIVFHAGTGINEQGEWVTNGGRVLGVVGLGRDIAEARDKAYEQADRITFEGKQNRTDIAAKALL; encoded by the coding sequence ATGGATATTTTGGTTATCGGAGGGGGCGGCCGCGAACATGCAATTGTGTGGTCGCTGAAGAAAAGCCCCAAGGCCGGACAAATCTATTGCGCACCAGGCAATGCTGGTATCGGACAGTTAGCGGAGTGTGTGCCGATTCCGGTGAGTGACTTTGACGCGCTGACAGAACTGGCGGAATCCAAAAAGGTCGGACTTGTCGTGGTTGGCCCCGATGATCCGCTGGCAGATGGCATTGTGGATGCTTTTGAAGCGAAAGGCATTCCCGTATTCGGACCGCGTAAAAATGCAGCGGAAATTGAAGGTAGCAAAATCTTCATGAAGGATTTGCTCCATAAATATCATATTCCGACAGCAACCTATCGTAAGTTTTATACTTACGAGGAAGCACATGCATACTTGAAGGAGCAACCGATCCCGATCGTCATTAAGGCAGACGGACTGGCGGCAGGCAAAGGGGTAACGGTCGCTTACTCGATGGAGGAAGCGGAAAAGGCTCTCTCTGACATTATGGTGACCAAGGTGTTTGGTGAAGCCGGGGCACAAGTCGTGATTGAGGAGTTTCTGGCTGGTCAGGAAATGTCGATTCTCTCCTTTGTCGATGGTGAAACGGTTCGTCCGATGGCCGCGGCGCAAGACCACAAGCCTATTTTTGATAATGACAAAGGGCCAAATACAGGCGGCATGGGTACGTATTCTCCATTGCCTCACATAGCCAATTCCATTATTGAGGAAGCTATTGAGACGATTATTAAGCCGACGGCCAAGGCCATGGTTGCTGAAGGGCGTCCATTCCGAGGTGTATTATTTGCCGGATTGATGATTTCGCCGGACGGCAAGCCGAAGACCATTGAGTTTAATGCACGTTTCGGTGATCCGGAAACTCAAGTGGTTCTGCCTCGTTTGAAATCCGATCTGCTCGATATTTTTCTCGCTGCTGTAAATGGCACGCTGGATCAGGTGGAGATTGAGTGGAAGGATGAAGCGGCGGTGTGCGTGGTGCTGGCATCCGGAGGTTATCCTGCAGCTTACGCCAAAGGCGTACCTATCCACGGATTGGAACAGGTAGACGAAGCTATTGTATTCCATGCTGGAACGGGCATCAACGAACAGGGTGAGTGGGTAACGAACGGAGGACGCGTACTAGGCGTGGTTGGCTTGGGGCGTGACATTGCCGAGGCACGTGACAAAGCTTACGAACAGGCGGATCGTATTACCTTTGAAGGTAAACAAAACCGTACGGATATTGCGGCAAAAGCATTGCTGTAG
- a CDS encoding transporter substrate-binding domain-containing protein, which produces MKTRKKGFLVTILMALALFSLVLSACGTKPEASNTSNGAGSSNVAASNQLEAIKKAGVMKVGMMGTYPPYNFLNDNKELDGFDVDIAKELAKRIGVKPEFTAQEFSGLVPSLQKKKFDAVISQVTITEDRKKAIDFTEPYITNNVNIIVNSKTNDITKLEDFKDKTIGVGLGTNDESYLRNEVLPKVGDFEIKTYDDVITSLKDLNSGRIDATINNLYALKPIIDKNGFQIKAVGEPIKSDQAGVAINQKTPELKEALNKALKEMKEDGTYKTIFKKWFGEEPKE; this is translated from the coding sequence ATGAAAACACGTAAAAAAGGGTTCTTGGTAACTATACTTATGGCTCTGGCATTGTTCAGCCTTGTGCTGAGCGCTTGCGGTACTAAGCCAGAAGCTTCTAATACTAGCAATGGAGCGGGTAGCAGTAATGTGGCAGCGAGTAACCAGCTCGAAGCAATCAAAAAGGCTGGTGTAATGAAGGTAGGCATGATGGGTACCTATCCGCCGTACAATTTCTTGAACGATAACAAGGAATTGGACGGATTTGATGTGGATATCGCCAAAGAATTGGCGAAGCGGATTGGAGTGAAACCGGAGTTCACGGCACAAGAATTTTCGGGACTGGTTCCAAGTTTGCAAAAGAAAAAATTCGATGCAGTGATTAGTCAGGTGACGATTACAGAGGATCGTAAGAAGGCCATTGACTTCACAGAGCCTTATATCACAAACAATGTAAACATTATCGTAAACAGCAAAACGAATGATATTACCAAGCTGGAGGACTTTAAAGACAAAACCATTGGTGTCGGCCTGGGAACGAATGATGAATCTTATCTGCGGAATGAGGTACTGCCGAAGGTAGGCGATTTTGAGATTAAAACATATGATGATGTCATTACTTCCTTAAAGGATCTAAACTCTGGTCGTATTGACGCAACAATCAACAATCTGTATGCTCTCAAGCCTATTATTGATAAAAACGGTTTCCAAATTAAAGCCGTAGGCGAGCCGATTAAATCGGATCAAGCGGGTGTAGCCATTAACCAGAAAACTCCTGAGCTCAAAGAAGCCTTGAACAAGGCTTTGAAGGAAATGAAGGAAGACGGCACTTACAAAACAATTTTCAAAAAATGGTTTGGCGAGGAGCCAAAAGAATAA
- a CDS encoding FecCD family ABC transporter permease, with amino-acid sequence MIGQASRDRLNKPVFFALIAALLAGLLLSVAIGPVRMDIPTMLTALFTEHPSKDQLIVLTVRLPRAVIGLIVGAGLAVAGALMQAITRNPLASPQVFGVSSGASLAVVLSVVLLPNIGSSGSIYFAFAGAIAGGSFVYALAGTAGMTPVKLALAGMAVHLLLASITQGLLVFNEQISDVLYWLAGAIDGSTWADTRLVLPWFAVGMILALALAPSLSVLSLGTEVAQGLGQNVRLVRLLASASVIMLAGSAIAVAGSIGFLGLMVPNIIKMFTGDNYRRIIPLSAICGGLLLTYADVLGRFIAFPYESPVGIVTALVGAPFFLYLAHKNGRASR; translated from the coding sequence TTGATCGGACAAGCCTCACGCGACCGGCTGAATAAGCCGGTCTTCTTTGCACTTATCGCTGCGTTGCTGGCTGGATTGCTACTCAGCGTGGCGATTGGCCCAGTCAGGATGGACATCCCCACCATGCTGACTGCGCTGTTCACCGAGCACCCGTCCAAGGATCAGCTCATTGTCTTGACGGTCCGCCTACCGCGTGCCGTTATTGGCCTAATCGTCGGGGCCGGGCTTGCCGTGGCAGGAGCCCTGATGCAGGCCATCACACGCAACCCGCTGGCTTCGCCGCAGGTATTCGGGGTCAGCTCAGGCGCTTCGCTGGCTGTCGTGCTGTCCGTCGTGCTGCTGCCGAATATCGGATCGTCCGGCAGCATTTATTTTGCTTTCGCCGGGGCCATCGCAGGCGGCTCCTTCGTATATGCGCTGGCCGGAACGGCGGGCATGACGCCGGTCAAGCTGGCCCTAGCCGGGATGGCCGTGCATCTGCTGCTGGCCTCCATCACCCAGGGACTGCTCGTGTTTAACGAGCAAATATCTGATGTGCTGTATTGGCTCGCCGGAGCCATCGACGGGTCCACATGGGCCGACACGCGTCTGGTGCTGCCATGGTTTGCCGTGGGTATGATTCTTGCACTGGCGCTAGCCCCTTCGCTATCTGTGCTGAGCCTCGGGACGGAGGTCGCACAGGGATTGGGACAAAACGTACGTCTTGTCCGCCTACTGGCCTCGGCCTCAGTGATTATGCTGGCAGGCTCTGCCATAGCGGTAGCCGGGTCCATCGGCTTTTTGGGCCTGATGGTACCGAATATCATCAAGATGTTTACAGGCGACAATTACAGACGGATCATCCCCCTGTCTGCAATCTGCGGAGGTCTTCTGCTGACCTATGCAGACGTGCTTGGACGATTTATTGCATTTCCTTATGAATCGCCCGTTGGCATTGTAACCGCACTGGTGGGCGCGCCCTTCTTTTTATATCTAGCGCATAAGAACGGGAGGGCTTCACGATGA
- a CDS encoding FecCD family ABC transporter permease, which yields MKKLWILLALMLSVAFIAIGVGSTYITPAELIAALTDRNASSWFIVHHYRLPRGLLAIMAGAGLAVAGVLLQGMIRNPLASPDVVGVSKGAGFAAVLVIVLLPSSPVALLPVAAFVGAGLAALLLVQLSMKGGMRPNMLALTGLAVGAIFQAATDYILVKYPLEASDTLTWLAGSLWGKGWDEVYGLLPWLIVLLPLAYALQRKLDIMSLDEESSAGLGLSVKRVRTGLLAVSVALAASCVAAIGSIGFIGLLAPHLARRLFGNRHRYLLPGSAMIGALILVLSDALGRGLKPPLEIPAGIVTAVIGAPYFLYLLLRERKQKGSG from the coding sequence ATGAAAAAACTGTGGATTTTACTCGCGCTCATGCTGAGTGTTGCTTTTATAGCTATAGGCGTAGGCAGCACCTACATTACGCCCGCTGAGCTGATCGCGGCTCTGACTGACCGGAATGCCTCTTCCTGGTTCATCGTTCACCATTATCGGCTGCCGCGCGGCCTGCTGGCCATCATGGCCGGAGCTGGGCTGGCAGTGGCCGGTGTTCTGCTGCAAGGCATGATCCGCAACCCGCTAGCCTCACCAGATGTGGTAGGTGTATCCAAAGGGGCCGGCTTTGCGGCGGTTCTCGTCATCGTACTGCTCCCCTCATCCCCAGTGGCGCTGTTGCCTGTAGCCGCCTTTGTCGGTGCCGGGCTAGCAGCACTGTTGCTCGTACAGCTTTCGATGAAGGGAGGCATGCGTCCCAACATGCTAGCCTTGACCGGACTGGCGGTGGGCGCTATTTTTCAGGCTGCGACCGACTATATACTGGTCAAGTATCCACTCGAAGCCAGCGACACGCTCACTTGGCTAGCTGGAAGTCTGTGGGGCAAAGGCTGGGACGAAGTGTATGGGCTACTGCCGTGGTTAATCGTGTTACTACCTCTCGCCTATGCACTACAGCGCAAGCTGGATATTATGAGCCTAGATGAGGAAAGCTCTGCTGGGCTGGGACTTAGCGTGAAGCGTGTGCGTACAGGACTGCTAGCCGTGTCAGTCGCCTTGGCTGCCTCCTGTGTCGCTGCCATCGGCTCCATCGGATTTATCGGACTGCTGGCACCGCATCTGGCACGACGGTTATTTGGCAATCGCCACCGCTATCTATTGCCCGGCTCGGCGATGATCGGCGCGCTGATTCTCGTCCTCTCCGACGCGCTCGGACGGGGTCTGAAGCCGCCGCTCGAAATTCCCGCTGGCATCGTGACAGCCGTCATTGGCGCGCCATATTTTTTGTATCTATTACTACGGGAACGCAAACAGAAAGGCAGCGGATAG
- a CDS encoding winged helix-turn-helix transcriptional regulator produces MKTFFCELEVTLEVIGGKWKGLVLYYLIKGPKRTGELKRLVHNISQKMLIQTLRELETDGLIRRKMYNQVPPKVEYSTTELGQSLEPILRSLCDWGGNYAEQSFAPGEIEILYLD; encoded by the coding sequence ATGAAAACATTTTTCTGTGAACTGGAAGTTACACTAGAGGTTATCGGAGGAAAGTGGAAGGGGCTTGTTCTGTACTATTTAATAAAAGGACCTAAACGGACGGGAGAGCTTAAGCGACTCGTTCATAATATATCGCAAAAGATGCTGATTCAAACTCTTCGGGAACTGGAAACAGACGGATTAATTCGCAGAAAGATGTACAATCAGGTACCGCCTAAGGTGGAATATTCAACGACGGAACTGGGTCAATCACTTGAACCCATTTTGAGATCGCTTTGTGATTGGGGGGGGAATTACGCAGAGCAATCCTTCGCTCCGGGCGAGATTGAGATTTTGTATCTGGATTAA
- a CDS encoding TetR/AcrR family transcriptional regulator translates to MQPRKAKQSEIDSNDQPAEHAGEETDRRTQLLHIALKRFAEQGYHQTKISDIVVEAGVAQGTFYWHFKSKEALALEIIATGREQLLSAIGQGYRRDAGTLADMVKASEALFVRLFDFALENRYLMGLLLIGSGVDEPVRQSIRETRAAMELAFRRNMERAIELNMLPAELDVELRAALLMSMIEGVITRWLFGSEGTHDHITQITAKRLAEEAANFEFYGLLGQS, encoded by the coding sequence ATGCAGCCACGGAAGGCGAAGCAGTCCGAGATTGACTCAAATGACCAACCTGCTGAGCATGCGGGAGAAGAAACAGACCGCAGAACACAGCTTCTTCACATTGCATTAAAGCGGTTCGCCGAGCAGGGTTACCACCAAACGAAGATTTCAGATATCGTGGTAGAGGCGGGAGTAGCCCAAGGCACGTTTTATTGGCATTTTAAAAGCAAAGAGGCACTGGCGCTGGAGATTATCGCCACCGGTCGTGAACAACTACTGTCAGCGATTGGACAGGGATATCGCCGTGATGCGGGAACGCTGGCTGATATGGTTAAGGCTTCGGAAGCGCTGTTTGTTCGATTATTTGATTTTGCATTGGAGAACCGCTATCTGATGGGGTTGCTGCTGATCGGCAGCGGTGTCGATGAACCGGTGCGCCAGAGTATCCGAGAGACAAGGGCTGCGATGGAGCTGGCATTCCGGCGCAATATGGAAAGAGCGATCGAGCTGAACATGTTGCCTGCTGAATTGGATGTCGAATTAAGGGCGGCACTACTCATGAGCATGATCGAAGGTGTCATTACACGCTGGCTATTCGGTTCAGAGGGAACACATGACCACATCACGCAGATAACTGCTAAAAGATTGGCAGAAGAAGCGGCTAATTTTGAATTTTACGGATTATTAGGTCAAAGCTAG
- a CDS encoding OsmC family protein — MKVSTTWHGKRAFTSEGPSGYSVGMDATAAYGGDGKGMTPMELLLAGLAGCMGIDITMILDRFLSDITRIDIDAEGTRKEETPTGFTAIDLTFHVDGDIPDYRVWKAIQMGKEKYCAVSDSLKAEIRMHLILNGTEVPYPA; from the coding sequence ATGAAAGTATCTACAACTTGGCACGGCAAACGCGCGTTTACTTCGGAGGGACCATCCGGTTATTCTGTAGGGATGGATGCTACGGCGGCTTATGGCGGTGATGGTAAAGGAATGACACCCATGGAACTGCTATTGGCAGGTCTGGCAGGATGTATGGGTATCGATATCACAATGATTTTGGATCGTTTCTTGTCAGACATTACTCGCATTGATATTGACGCAGAAGGTACGCGCAAGGAAGAAACGCCGACAGGCTTTACAGCGATTGATCTGACATTCCACGTAGATGGAGATATTCCGGATTACCGCGTATGGAAAGCAATTCAGATGGGTAAGGAAAAATATTGTGCCGTATCCGATTCCTTAAAAGCGGAAATTCGAATGCACCTCATTTTGAATGGAACCGAAGTACCCTATCCAGCATAA
- a CDS encoding DinB family protein, with protein sequence MKTIKCMMDHLYWADGRILDALEKSETKNKDLLKLVRHVAVAERVWLSRLPGKGSAQYSLWEEAEDLTAIRTMFEENAEQYRVYIEGLEESELDEMIDYANQSGVPFQTSVRDILSQVLLHGQYHRGQINRALRIESVEPVQVDYITFARL encoded by the coding sequence ATGAAGACGATCAAGTGCATGATGGACCACCTGTACTGGGCGGACGGACGCATCCTGGACGCGCTCGAGAAGAGTGAGACGAAGAACAAGGACCTTCTGAAGCTGGTTCGGCACGTCGCGGTCGCGGAACGAGTCTGGCTGTCCCGATTGCCGGGCAAGGGCAGCGCCCAATATTCGTTGTGGGAGGAAGCAGAAGACCTGACGGCGATCCGGACGATGTTCGAAGAAAACGCCGAGCAATATCGCGTCTATATCGAAGGACTTGAGGAATCCGAGTTGGACGAGATGATCGACTATGCGAATCAGAGCGGGGTTCCGTTCCAAACGTCCGTCCGGGACATCCTGTCACAGGTCCTCTTACATGGGCAATATCACCGGGGACAGATCAACCGGGCGCTTCGGATCGAATCGGTAGAGCCTGTCCAAGTCGATTACATCACGTTCGCGAGGCTCTAA
- a CDS encoding amino acid ABC transporter permease, with translation MLELMWENVPFLLKGAYYTLYITIVSMFFGLIIGLVVAVARLKGNRPVRWLARMYVSIIRGTPVLVQIAVIYYGLDDYGISFGSLTAACLALSINTGAYLSETFRGAILAVPQGQTEAAYATGMSPGQTMWRIILPQAVRIAIAPMGNTFVGMLKETSLVSVIGVSELMRQAQLLQAQYLRYMPFLLEIGLMYWIMSIGFSAILERVEKRLARAY, from the coding sequence ATGCTTGAATTAATGTGGGAGAACGTCCCTTTTTTATTAAAGGGTGCTTATTATACGCTATATATTACGATTGTCTCTATGTTTTTTGGCCTAATCATTGGTTTGGTTGTTGCTGTGGCCCGGTTGAAGGGGAATCGACCCGTTCGATGGCTGGCGCGCATGTATGTATCGATCATTCGGGGAACGCCGGTTTTGGTGCAGATTGCGGTCATTTATTATGGACTGGATGATTATGGAATATCATTCGGATCGCTGACGGCTGCTTGTTTAGCACTTAGTATTAATACAGGGGCGTACTTGTCGGAGACGTTCCGTGGAGCTATTTTAGCCGTACCCCAGGGACAGACTGAGGCAGCTTATGCGACGGGAATGTCGCCCGGTCAAACGATGTGGCGTATTATTCTTCCTCAGGCGGTACGCATTGCAATTGCACCGATGGGGAATACATTTGTGGGTATGCTTAAAGAAACATCGCTGGTGTCGGTGATCGGGGTCAGTGAATTGATGCGACAGGCACAGCTTTTACAAGCACAGTATTTGCGCTACATGCCGTTTCTGCTCGAAATTGGCCTGATGTACTGGATTATGAGCATTGGATTCTCCGCTATACTGGAGCGGGTGGAAAAGCGTCTGGCTCGAGCTTATTAA